TCTTTGAATTATACATACTGACCTTCAAGTTTCTAGCGAAGATCTACTTTTCATGGGGTTAAGTTCCAGTTTTCCAATGAGATGCAGATTCTGGTGCCAAATCCATGTCAATGGCGTAGCTAATGCTGTACTGAAAGCTGAGGTATCACTAAAGATCTTCTTGGAGAACATTTTTTCGGTTGAGTTCACATGTGAAGTTTATGCATTGGTTCGtgaatttgttttctgtttccGTGTGCTAAACTCAAAACATCCCCATTTTGAATGCCGCACAACCATGTGTGCTTGAAAGTTTTTTATTTGGCCACCATCACTGTTGGTTTCTTTATTCTGCATTGAGTAGTTTCTTCAGGCAAGACATGGCTGTATAATAGacttaaaaaaaaggacatgTGTGTTTCAAACAGGATGCCCTCTCCTTCATTCATGTCTGCATTTTCTCATGGTTTTTTTGTCCAAATTCATATGTTTCAGCTGTGCATTTATGTTTCACAATGGAAGAAACAGGTGCTACAGATTAGCTTGATTCCTTTGGTTGTTCAGAGAATACTGCACAGATGTACAACCTCCTTTTATACTTCTATTCTGTAATAGGCTACCATAGATGGGAAACACATGCAATGGGATTTGGTGCTCTTATGTGCAGTTGCAAAGAGACTGTCAAATGTTGTGAGCTTCTATTTCaggatgaaaataaaataaaaagaccCTCTTCGAGGTACTTGTTGATTAAATGGTAGTATGGTACCTCTCTGAATCCAACCATGCATTAGATTGTTGAACCTGCAATTGTTAACTGTTTGGTAGCTCTCATGAAATAGGACCATTTCTTATGTCatttattagttttttttatcaggTTATGTCATATATTAGtttgttccgttgcaacgtACGGGCACTCTGCTAATAAGCTATTAATATATACCACAGTAGGAGCCCTGTTTCGagtcaaaaaaaagagtaatcATGTAGTTAGCACCAGGACTAAACAAACTTAATTTTTCTAACATTTTATTCAAATCAAAAGCTCGATGTAAAGTCAAGGATTTTTCTGACAtcatcatgattttttttacggaaCCTCGTCAAGAGGTCGGGGTGATGATCATAAAGAATTTTGGCCTGGTCTATGAGAAAAAACTAAGCCAAAATCTGTAAAAACGTGGTTGAATATTAATGGTGGCTCTTCATAGATTCAGTTTAGCAAGAGGAACCTTCCAAAGATCTTCATGTGGGAAGTTGGGATGATACCAAAGAGGAAGTCGTTACATGTTTCATTGTGTTTGCTGCAGATTAATGAACTAACAGACTATTGTCACACCATGTTTATTCCCCATTGAATATTCATGATTCACAAATAAGCAATTTACAATAATTTGACATCACAATATTTGAAGTCACAGCATGATTATTACAATTATATCAAAGATTGGCAACAAAAAAGTAGACGtttgatggaaaaaaaaattaatatcaAGAAGATTACTTTATAGCCCCAAAATGTAGCATCGTTTTAAATCTAACCTGTCACAGAGTACACGAACACATTAGGTCATGCAAAAGCCGAAATGTTAAGATCTAGCAACCATTAGATGTTACAAGAAAACCGTAAGGAATTGACTAGGTCAAGCTTTCTGCTATGGAGTTCTGGACAAACTGCGCAATTGCTTTAACAGCTTCGATTTCAACATCATTTTGATTTACTCCAGCATCGATTTGGTACTTTtggctgactttgaaagaatGGTCACCACCATCAACAACATGCAATTCATTCCGGCAGGTCATCTTCTTGCGAGTGAGCTCAAGCTTGTCCAAGGGGCATAAGCAATCTTTGTTGCCCTGCGAACACACGCACAGCAAGTCAAGTATTAAAACTACTAGcagttactccctctgatcttaaattcttgactcaaatttgcccaaatatggatgtatttattcttaaaaagcgtctagatacatgtaatatttcgacaacaatttaggatcggagggagttaTTTGCATATTCCAATCAAATTCTTTCCAAACAacccataattttttttcaccaCACATATTCAGAAATCTAACAAAGGGATTGTTTTTCTTCAGTACCTGTACAAACATTGTTGGAATCCTCAACTTTAGCAATATCTCGTCCCTCATTGCACCCTTCATTCCCTATGTTCAGGAAAGCAAggatgcaaaaagaaaaggaggaacACCTTTAGTTTGCAGTTCTATCTGGTGTAATGTGAGAAGGTGAGTTATCATATCAAAATATTCCTACATAGTTATAACAAATAGTATGAAGCAACATCAGTAGATCTGAATATCACAACAACCTTACTTTTAGAAACCTTCTCAAGAGTGCAGGGAGTTCCCATGATTAACTATTTcacttaaaagaaaaaaaaatgtgacgttaaaagaaaaaaatgaccTTGTTTACAAGGAAACCATACAGAGCACGGCTTATTCAAGAAAATCCATAACGAACCCTCGCAACGAGCAAGCAACCTAACCCTGAGGAACAACCATTTTTCTGCTAACCGATAAATTTCGTTACCAATTATATTATATAATGCAATGCAGATATAAATACATATTCTTTGTGTATAGTAGTTTTGATCTTTGAAGAAAATAGGCACAAAAAGGCGACCGGCCAGGAAGCAATCCATGTATTAAGTAGACAACGTGGAGTGGGATACCTTCAATGGATAACCCAAGCATATGACAGCAGAAGCATTGATACCATCTGAGCTAGCCACCATGCAGCTTACCCTAAGAATGTTGAAGCATCAAAATCCGTAAGTGCCCGGACAAGAAATAAGCCACAAAGATGGACGAGCACGAATAGTAACACCGAATATTACCTCGAACCCATGGACTTCCCCATCAGAACAAGCGGGTGTCCTGGATGCTCTGCTACAGCATTCTTCACCACACCGATATGATGATCCAGAAGCTTCTCCGCCTTAGGTGGAGGCCTGCGCTTCCCACCCGACATATCTGTGGCCACGTTGGGTTTTTATCAATGATTTGGTGGACCTTTCGGATAAGGAAATGCTTAACAGTACAGTTTATCAAATCAACTCACACGGATAGTCAAATGTCACGACTGCGACAGCATCCAGGGCATCTTTCACCATCTCCTTCCAGCTATCAGAATCAGTTGCCAGTTTTAACACCACCATACAGATACTAGGCACCGATGTACATAAATTGAAATCCACAGCTCAAATGTAGATTTTTGTTGCTCGAATTAGTAGTTTTTGCCGGAAGTAAATCATAGGGGCTACAGATCCATCAAGCGCGCGCAGAACAGAACTAGAGAAAAGGAGCTCACTGGATCATCCAATCGGATGAGGatggggcgccggcgccgtgggcgaAGACGACCAACGGCTGCCGCTGAGACAGCTTCGTCCGAAGAGGCGTAGGtgacggcggcgtgggctgATCTGCCCGGCGGCGCTTGGGAGCCATGGACCAACGTAACCTTGAAGGGCTTGAGGGGGCAAGGAAAATGAAGGGGCGACTGTATCTGTGTACCGTCGCGGGAATTCTTCCCGCGGTTTTCTGCGTtggcgcgcgcgcggcagtGGAAATGCCAAAACAATGGATTTTGGGTCAGCCACAAGAGGTAAAACATACTACGGCCTTTCATTCTGCCTTGGTTGGAGACTTGGTTCAATCTGCAATTCTGCAGACTGCAGGTTGGAGATTTGGTTCAATCTGACTTAGGTTGGAGACCTGGAGTCTACTCAACGATTAAAATATTTACGCGTACAAAGATTGGAGTTGGGGTAGTCAATTCACCTTACCAACACTACTTTCTGACTTGTTTGACGATCATTTAATTGCCACAGTATTTTCTGACTTGTTTGACGATCATTTAATTGACACTCCATTCCATATGGTACATATGTATCACAATCGTTTGATGTTAGCTGATTGGTTTGATGTACAGTTTTGAGATAAAAAATCTCAAATAAATATGTTAATATAATTCTTGTTTCGCATAAAATTGGTAAGTGTACTAATGTttgtattttaatttttagTTCCGTAGCCAATCACGTGCATCTAGCGAGTTCTCAAAAGGTGCCGTGATTTTCTTACAACTGTGACACATAAAAGACACAGATCACCCATATTACAGTGGAGTACATTGCGCACAACCAATGCATTTGAGATAATTGTATCATGAGCCACCGttttttgctaattttatCGCAAAACCACTGGCATTCGGGGAAGTTTTGACAGATAGCATTGATTTGGTTGTTTTACGCGTTGAAGCTCGTTTCTGACTGGTGGCCGTGTCGTTAAGAGTAAATTGcgcaaaaccaccacattgAAGGCACTTGTGTCACATAACTAccgattttccttttttttcacaaaaccacCGTGGACAAGTTTTTTCAAACTGCACTAATTCCGTCTAAAAACACGTGTTAAGTCAGTTCTGACCAGCTGGGCTCACCCGTAAGATTGACCGAGCATGCAACATCAGTAATCAACCGCAGGTGTTTTCAGTAGGCAGGAGTACTCTAGTCTCAGTTGGTTATGGTCACATGGTTGTGTGTCAGTAATAACTTCCCTCCGTTGGTCTCTCAGTTAGTCTATTATTCCCCTCCGTCACTCTAGAAGCACGCTAGAAGTACTTAAGATGAAAGATTTCCCCTGGCTATGTAACGTGTGAATATAGCATTATAACTTTTCTACATGTTTTACCCGGCACGACCAATATAATTTTGTACATGAAAGGTTTGTTTGAGCTATGTGATGTTACTTTAATTGGAACTGGGTAATGTTAACTGTTAAAAGTCCGTCTGCTAGTCAATGGCGGACCCAACGGGGTGTTTGGGTGGGACACGCCCCACAAATCCTTTTTTATAGCAGAAATTGTTAAAAATATTGAGTGAGCAAACATTGTATTTGTCCAACCAATTTTAAAAACACAATGTTTACTCACTCAATATTAAAATCCTAGGTTCGTAACTTCTGCTAGCGACTATCATCACATGGATGGTGAGGCCACGTGGAGGAGACGTGTGAAAGGACGTCGGCTGCCTTTGCCACCCACACCGGCAGTTTTTTCGCCAAACCTCCTGGTACCCCCCCTCGTGGTATCTACTCCCACGATGCGTACGTATCACGTGTCCCCATGCtactctctctcctcttcttaATCTTGATTAGCAAATGGTGATGAGGGCAGGATATCTATTACCCCTGCTATTTCACCAGCTCCATATATTCTGAAGTTTGGACCTTTTTGCGTTGAAGTTCCTCCTAAAGATGAGGTGAAGCCTAATTTCAGAACATCACCAGTTTTGTTTCGTTTTGGTCAAGGCGTGGCCAAGCTCAATTAAAAATTAAGTTTACTTCAATTTAGGGATTGAGATGTccgagtctttttttttcctgttttatTAAAGTCTGAagtgttttctttattttcgtTTAATGGTTTTTGGGCCTATCCAAAACCACTTTTAGTTCAGCCTTTTGGGCCTTAGTTGTGGCGTGGGGGCTGTCCCACCCAAGTTGCGTTAGAGTCACCTTATAAAGGGTTCATGGCTGACGCCATTGTATCTTAGACCTAATTTTCGAGATAAACAATAAACCAGAAAATTCGCAATGTTTGGGGGCGCATAGCGTTGTTTTTGCTTGCTGATCTTGAAGGCATGATGTTGTGCCATGTGGGGGAGTTGATTTTAATCAGTTCCAACACGAGTAGTAGAAGAGATTTTGGTCTAAATTATTTCAGATTGGTTTCTCTTGGTTGCTATTCTGCTAGTTCGTTCGATTGTCGTGAAAGATTGACCTAAAACCCTTTTGAATGACGTTGATCCTTATCAGATGGTGGTGGGTCCCAGCGGTACTATCTCTCCTCAAAATCCCAGGCGGTCTCTCTCTCgcctctctctcgcgcgcgcgTCGGGCTTGAAGCCGTACCTCGACCGCGCGCAGGAGGACATGGCCTCCCACAACTCCTCCCCCCTCCTCCACTTCCGTCGCTGCGCACGCATCCGCCGTCGGCGAGCCTAATCACCATGGGCCCGActgcttcctcctcgcgcgcctCCCTTGTGGCGCCGCCCCGGCCTCCCTGATCTGGTGCCCATGGGCCggggcctccgccgccggcggccgtgggCTCAGCCCCCACTGGCCGTGGACGAGTCCTCAACCGCCGTGAATAGCCGCCATCGAACACTTCTTCCTCGACTctggtaaaagaaaaataagtgGCCCTCCAAAAtttcatgtaaaaaaaaacaaatatattaGGCAAAAattgagaaagaaaatgtgagtgagaaagaaaaagacgaGAAAGAAAAACCAGTGCCTAACAcacagaggagagagagaagcaagaaaaaaattcaaaaggtTGTGAGGTGGTCACATGCAAAGCAGAGAGAGAAACGAGCTCACATGCAAAAGCAGAGAGAAACCTGACACATGCAGTACATTTCCACTTAATTATCTTTCTATAATATAAAACAAAGTAAACTAAGAGAGAGGGGATGGCAAACGTGTGGCTAGAACCGTGGGTACAGATGCCACGGGGGCACAGCGTCGGTTTTACATCTAGGGCTGGCTAACGAGCGTGTTCGGttcgttaagatcgttatcGTTATCGATCTGAGACCATTGTTCGGTTCGGTTTGGTAAGAgctcgcgagcgctcgttaagatAAATACATGGCATGTTGGTCTAAATTTTTTAGCATGACCTATTTGCTTGGGATAAATTTTGacagcaaataaaatatatcaaaaCTTGAACATCGCTATAAAGATTGGAAATAacacagcaaaagagaaataacatCACATTTCGAGCAGTAAAATAAGTTTCAGTAGCCACTCAGAAGTGATGTACGAGACAAGCTCGCTAAtgagcttaacgagcgctcgccaAGCTTGCTCTTTAAGATCGTGAAGCTTAACGATATGAAAAGAAAGTTTGGTTTGGTTCTCTAATCAACGAACCGAGCCCTTACGAACCGAGTTAGCGAGCGTTCACTAAGATTGTGAAACTTCGATCTTTTCGTCGAGGCCTATTTACATCTTTCCACCACGGCGAAACGCATCTGATGTGCCCACTATCTACTATGGAACACCGCGAAGTCAAGCCAAGTACTGCCTTgatggaaaaagaaacaagaaaaaataattccTCGTAGACATAACGCCTCTAAGGGAAAATCCAAAATAATGTCTCTAAATCTAGCAAATATAAAACGTTTTATATGGGAAAAAAGTCTAAAACGTCAAACATACATGTAGGAGTGAGTCACTGTCAGCGTGTACCTTAGTCATGCGATGCGATGTTAGAAGCAAATGCAAGCAGTGCCCGAATTGTTTGGTCCagcaaggattttctcctctCTAGAAGGTAGAAACCTTTTCAGTAGCCTCTAGCGCTTGAAGTGATTCCTTGGCTGGAAAGCTGGAGTACTTACTGCGAGtacttacaagttacaacaaGAGGATTAGACTGGGAAGATTTGAATTGATTGGCTACTAATCAAAGTTAACCGAACCTACCTGATGGAAGCATATAAGAATGGACTTATCTCCTCGTCCTCATTACTATCGTCGACATTCAAAGTGGGTCGGCAACCTAACTTGACGCTGGAAAGTGAAAGTTCAGACATTTTGCTCACCATTTCTGTCATAAAACTAAGGGGGTCTTGTAAAAACTACTGACACAagtatattactccctccattctaTTTTATAAGATGGTCTATGTTTGTCTATCAAACCACTTAAAAGTTTGATATGTTAGAAGTTTGACTTCAAACAGAATTAGAGCATCTTATATTATAAAAAGGAACAGAGGAAGTAATTAGCTACGAGGATAAATGAAGTAGTACACAGATAAATTATCCATTTACTTCCATCACAATAACAGCAAAGGAGAAATTTTCCACCATATGTATAGCTTAGAGCACATTCCAAAATGTATAAACAGAAATCCCCAATCCCAAGTGTTAGTGGAATATCATCCGAGAACGTAGTACAGTAGGCATCCAAATGGAGAAAAAAACTCTACATTGTCTCAAATGCACCAAAGAGACAAAAACTACTGCATATGCTTCCCTGTTACATATGCATACTGGGCATGCATACATAACAATGAGATAGCTAGGTACAATTGCTATAACCTAAACCatcactagctagctactacaAATACACAAGCCTACTACTAACCCTCATAAGAGACATATATGTGAAAGACAATGGAGAATCTACCAGTCTGAAAAAGGTTGAAATTTCCAGGTAGCATTTGACGCTTATTCATGCTGATTCACATGTCCGTGCCGGTGAAGATGCTATTGCTCAAGTGGCGATGTAGGTGACTGGACCGCTAGCCGCTCTGAAACCTCAGCGAGAGATGTGAGGTTGCACTTGATCACAGCCTCAACAAAGTAGCAAGTTTCATCCTTTGTATTGCCGTCAGGCACATCAACCACAAAGGACTCGATCACAAGCGTACCCGGTCTCCCATCAATGCTCTCCGGGTGGACAGTTATGATAGATGAGTAGTTCTGAAAATGTGGAAACAAAGCATATTAGTATGGATTTAGCAGAATTTTACAGAAATATTCAAGTAAAGAGCACCAGTGCAGCCATGTCCATCAACAAAACTTACGATTCACAATGAAGGCATCCATGGTCAAACTTATTTTTCTTGCAAGGTTCACGAAACAGCAAAACCATGTGCAGAACGGCTAGATTCATACACATAATTTCCTTCTAGAGAACGCATACAAAGCATCACAATTCACAGTTCACACTGCAAAATATTATGATCATGTTTCTTTCTTAGTAGTAGtattactactccgtactgtAGGTCAAAGCAGTGATCTAGTAAACTGAGGGATGGGCAATTCCTGATGTCTTTAGTATATACGAGGGAAAGCTAAATGCTTTCGTTCAGAGACACGCAGAGACTAAAATAGTACTATATGGAGTGAGCATATATCGTCACAAGACTCGATAAAGACAAGATTTCTGATCTAGCGGACAAACTTATTGCATTCAATTTTATATTATCTACAACCAGAGTAGCATCGGATTTGCAATGAAACATTTAGGAAATACTAAGAAGTAGAGCAGACGCAACAGCGGAAGAAATGGCTAGCAATAGCACGTACGGACCCTGAgccggtggtcgccgccgacgaactTGACACTGAGGATGTGCTCTTCGTCGTCCAGCTGCTCGAGCCTCTCGGTGCTGGTGGTCGCCGGCAGGCCAGTCTTGACGTTGACCTCCCGCAGGCTGCCGATCTcgaggtcgccgccgcgcacgACGCAGCGGCTGACGAACGGCTTGTACCGCTGCGGCTGGTCGAAGCTCCGCACCAGCGACCATACCTGCGAGGAACCATGACCACTGCTACATCAATCAAACAGTCTGCTTGATCGAACAGCTAATTCCTAATTGGGTCTGGAGAAACAGAGCAGAATTCTATTCACACAAGATGGGGACAAGCGAATAACCGAACAAGATCGCCAAAGCAACTAAACACAGCGCGAAGAAATTAACAAGCACTCATCAGATCCAGGAAATACCCACCAACCGAGGCAAGCACAGCTAGCGACAGAACATATCCACGAACGCACGCAACAGTGAAAGGAACAGCAAAGGAAGGCAGGAAAAGGGGCGGGCGTCCTCACGAGGTGGACGGGGGCCTTGATGTGCTTGAGGAGGGTGGAGCTGCACTGGTGCTCGCCGAGAGCGTGGCTGTGCAGCCGCCGCATGTGGTCCGCCGCTGCGGtgacccctcctcctcctcctccccgaccgGCGCCGCTGGTTGCCGCCTCGTCGCTGAGCCTCCAGCCCCGCGCGCTGCCGTCTACCAGGCCCACCATGGCTGCCACTTGGATGGATCCCCCCCGCCTCCGCTACGACCGGTGGTTGGCCtgctctgccgccgctgctgttcTTGCTGTCCTTTTCTCCCCCTCTTGGGCTGATTGACGAGGGGGGTGGGTTTGGCTAATCGGTTTGGTGGTTTCCTTGCACGGGCGGGTACAAAAAATCTGCGGGGGTGAGCGCAGGGCGGACCCACCCACGAGTTATCCATACGCAGATCAGGGGGCGGCTCACTAGTATATTGGCTGAAAATATCATCAGCCAGTCGGCATGTACTACAAGAAAATATCTCCGTGTCACATAAAAAACGTTTATAAACGGCTTGGTTCATTTCTTTTAGTACTAGACCGGAAGCAGTAGCCCCTACTCCTGAAGCTTTTAGGTGCTTCCTCAAATTTTAGAGTCCAGAAAACACAATCTGCTTGCGCAATAGCCCTTATTCCATAGCTTTTTTCCCTATATGACACGAGGGACCTACATGCCAGTGACTTATCttttgttcattttatttttcttttgcctttCTTCTCCAGGGCGGGGCTTGGCACGGGCGACGGCCATGCGGCGGGACAGGGGCGGAGCGCACGCGcagaggagggggggggggggggggcgaggGAGCGGTGGGAGGAGCGCCGGCGTTGGGTCCAAAGGCTGTCGAGCATGAGGAAGAGACGCGGTGGTAGGGAGGTGGCGCCGGATTGGCCGTTGGCAAGAGGAGACGAGGGGGAGCAgcgggaggagaaggggccAACGGGAGGAAGAGGGGCCTAAGGATGAAGAGCTGACGTGGCATTGGATAGCGTTATTATACATTCCGAGATTTGGTATTTTTACACGGACCAAATCAATGTATCTTTATATGTAGTATACATCTATACAAACTAACATTACAAAAGAATTCCAAAATATGATTTTCATGATGTTTGAAACGTAGTGTCCACTAGAGTTCGGGTGTCAAAAAAACTGTTTTATCTGCCGAGACCTTTCTTGGCTCTAGCTTCTAAAAATGAATAAAAGCTCTCCTA
The Brachypodium distachyon strain Bd21 chromosome 2, Brachypodium_distachyon_v3.0, whole genome shotgun sequence genome window above contains:
- the LOC100844069 gene encoding KAT8 regulatory NSL complex subunit 3, with the protein product MAPKRRRADQPTPPSPTPLRTKLSQRQPLVVFAHGAGAPSSSDWMIHWKEMVKDALDAVAVVTFDYPYMSGGKRRPPPKAEKLLDHHIGVVKNAVAEHPGHPLVLMGKSMGSRVSCMVASSDGINASAVICLGYPLKGMKGAMRDEILLKLRIPTMFVQGNKDCLCPLDKLELTRKKMTCRNELHVVDGGDHSFKVSQKYQIDAGVNQNDVEIEAVKAIAQFVQNSIAESLT
- the LOC100844369 gene encoding abscisic acid receptor PYL8, whose translation is MVGLVDGSARGWRLSDEAATSGAGRGGGGGGVTAAADHMRRLHSHALGEHQCSSTLLKHIKAPVHLVWSLVRSFDQPQRYKPFVSRCVVRGGDLEIGSLREVNVKTGLPATTSTERLEQLDDEEHILSVKFVGGDHRLRNYSSIITVHPESIDGRPGTLVIESFVVDVPDGNTKDETCYFVEAVIKCNLTSLAEVSERLAVQSPTSPLEQ